In one Enterobacteriaceae endosymbiont of Donacia thalassina genomic region, the following are encoded:
- the era gene encoding GTPase Era, translating to MKIISKYYGSILIIGRSNAGKSTLLNTLIGEKISIISHKINTTNSNIIGIYNKNSYQIEYIDTPGNIFYNNKILNSLKNNKYNYIFFILDRNRWNYIEKKFVKILNKITIPIILIINKIDQINNKNILLPYINFLKKKINFISLFMISAKYKLYTNDINNFICKKLPKKKHHYPSNYITNQTKEFIFKEIIRESIIKYLHKELPYLINIKVNYIKKLKNLLNKINIFLLVKNINQKKIIIGKNGIKIKLIKSRSKKNIEKFLKKKINLNLWIKIK from the coding sequence GTGAAAATAATATCTAAATATTATGGTAGTATTTTAATAATAGGAAGATCTAATGCAGGAAAATCTACTTTATTAAATACTTTAATAGGAGAAAAAATATCTATAATTTCTCATAAAATTAATACTACTAATTCTAATATTATAGGAATCTATAATAAAAATTCTTATCAAATAGAATATATTGATACTCCAGGAAATATATTTTATAATAATAAAATTCTAAATTCTCTAAAAAATAATAAATATAATTATATTTTTTTTATTTTAGATAGAAATAGATGGAATTATATAGAAAAAAAATTTGTAAAAATTTTAAATAAAATAACTATACCAATAATTTTAATTATCAATAAAATTGATCAAATTAATAATAAAAATATTTTATTACCTTATATAAATTTTCTTAAAAAGAAAATAAATTTTATTTCTTTATTTATGATTTCAGCTAAATATAAATTATATACTAATGATATTAATAATTTTATTTGTAAAAAATTACCTAAAAAAAAACATCATTATCCTAGTAATTATATTACTAATCAAACAAAAGAATTTATTTTTAAAGAAATTATAAGAGAAAGTATTATTAAATATCTTCATAAAGAATTACCCTATTTAATAAATATTAAAGTAAATTATATAAAAAAATTAAAAAATTTATTAAATAAAATTAATATTTTTTTATTAGTAAAAAATATAAATCAAAAAAAAATAATAATAGGTAAAAATGGTATAAAAATAAAATTAATTAAATCTAGATCAAAAAAAAATATAGAAAAATTTTTGAAAAAAAAAATAAATTTAAATTTATGGATAAAAATAAAATAG
- the rnc gene encoding ribonuclease III — translation MNFIMISQLQKRLGYIFNHQDLLYQALTHRSASSKHNERLEFLGDSILSYIIAKALYNKFPDVNEGNMSRMRATLVRGNTLASIAREFKLGEYLFLGPGEFKNGGYNRESILADTMEALIGSICLDSNIKVVEKIILFWYQFRLKRILPGNNQKDPKTRLQEYLQRSHLPLPYYFIIQINGEVHNQKFTIQCKISGISTTIIGIGSSRRKAEQSAAEKALKKLGLE, via the coding sequence GTGAATTTTATTATGATTAGTCAATTACAGAAAAGATTAGGTTATATTTTTAATCATCAAGATTTATTATACCAAGCTTTAACACATAGAAGCGCAAGTAGTAAACATAACGAAAGATTAGAATTTTTAGGAGATTCTATTTTAAGCTATATTATAGCTAAAGCATTATATAATAAATTTCCTGATGTAAATGAAGGAAATATGAGTCGTATGCGTGCAACCTTAGTTAGAGGTAATACATTAGCAAGTATTGCAAGAGAATTTAAATTAGGTGAATATTTATTTTTAGGTCCTGGTGAATTTAAAAATGGGGGGTATAATAGAGAATCTATACTTGCTGATACAATGGAAGCTTTAATTGGAAGTATTTGTTTAGATAGTAATATAAAAGTTGTAGAAAAAATTATTTTATTTTGGTATCAATTTAGATTAAAAAGAATATTACCCGGTAATAATCAAAAAGATCCTAAGACAAGATTACAAGAATATTTACAAAGATCACATCTTCCGTTACCTTATTATTTTATAATACAAATAAATGGTGAAGTGCATAATCAAAAATTTACAATACAATGTAAAATTAGTGGAATATCAACAACAATTATAGGAATTGGATCAAGTCGTCGTAAAGCTGAACAATCAGCTGCAGAAAAAGCTTTAAAAAAACTTGGTCTAGAATAA
- the lepB gene encoding signal peptidase I, translating into MLKKKYWIKQIVSLLPIILLIFIIRSFIYEPFYIPSSSMLPTLFVGDFILVNKFIYGIKNPLNNKIIIKNKLPKRGDVVVFKYPKNIKINYIKRIIGLPGDIIVYNYKNKQITLYNNKYVKQNIFKYKKLEKSKFIQTYKNISKRVFIKIFKNSKKYHNFGKLRFFQYTEYINRLSHKILFIPELENETLNIYNQKNIQLYTWVVPNKCYFVMGDNRDYSFDSRYWGFVHEKYLLGKAVLIWLNIEKEPNSWFFKIRFNRIHKVN; encoded by the coding sequence ATGTTAAAAAAAAAATATTGGATAAAACAAATAGTTTCATTATTACCTATAATATTATTAATTTTTATAATTCGTTCATTTATATATGAACCTTTTTATATACCATCAAGTTCTATGTTGCCTACATTATTCGTAGGGGATTTTATTTTAGTAAATAAATTTATTTACGGCATTAAAAATCCTTTAAATAATAAAATTATTATTAAAAATAAATTACCTAAAAGAGGTGATGTAGTTGTTTTTAAATATCCTAAAAATATTAAAATAAATTATATTAAAAGAATTATTGGTTTACCAGGAGATATTATTGTTTATAATTATAAAAATAAACAAATAACATTATATAATAATAAATATGTAAAACAAAATATTTTTAAATATAAAAAACTTGAAAAAAGTAAATTTATTCAAACTTACAAAAATATATCTAAAAGAGTTTTTATTAAAATTTTTAAAAATTCAAAAAAATATCATAATTTTGGTAAATTAAGATTTTTCCAATATACAGAATATATAAATAGATTATCACATAAAATTTTATTTATACCTGAATTAGAAAATGAAACATTAAATATATATAACCAAAAAAATATACAACTATATACTTGGGTAGTTCCGAATAAATGTTATTTTGTTATGGGTGATAATCGTGATTATAGTTTCGATAGTAGATATTGGGGTTTTGTTCATGAAAAATATCTATTAGGAAAAGCTGTATTAATTTGGTTAAATATTGAAAAAGAACCAAATTCATGGTTTTTTAAAATTAGATTTAATCGAATACATAAAGTTAATTAA
- the lepA gene encoding translation elongation factor 4 — protein MKNIRNFSIIAHIDHGKSTFADRLIEICGGLSKREMTSQVLDSMDLERERGITIKAQSVSLNYKSKNNGFYKLNFIDTPGHVDFSYEVSRSLAACEGALLLIDASQGIEAQTLSNCNIAIKMGLIVLPVINKIDLLTANTKKIKKDIKEIIGIKSKKILQCSAKTGLGVREIIENLIKKIPSPIGNINTFLQALIIDSWFDNYLGVIVLICIKNGKISKGMKIIVLNTKKKYFVEKIGIFTPKKINLNTLKCGDVGWIVLGIKNINEVPVGATITSYINPSSIILPGFKKSIPKVFAGLFPIVSDEYQTFSNALKKLSLNDSALFFEPENSEILGYGYRCGFLGLLHMEIIQQRLLKEYNINIITTIPSVKYEIVTINKDILYIDNPSKFPLSYLIKEIREPILKCKIIFPIKYIGKVIQLCITKNGVQKDIIYHKNQVILIYEIPMIEVIINFFDKLKSVTKGYGSLDYNFLKFKKSDLICVNILINKKCVDALTTITYKSKIYSYSRILVDKIKKLIPRQQFDIVIQATVGKKIISSANIKQLRKNVIAKCYGGDISRKKKLIQKQKEGKKRMKNIGNVSLPSSIFLAISKITK, from the coding sequence ATGAAAAATATAAGAAATTTTTCAATTATTGCACATATTGATCATGGTAAATCAACATTTGCAGATAGATTAATTGAAATTTGTGGTGGATTATCTAAAAGAGAAATGACATCACAAGTATTAGATAGTATGGATTTAGAAAGAGAAAGAGGAATTACAATAAAAGCGCAAAGTGTTTCTTTAAATTATAAGTCAAAAAATAATGGTTTTTATAAATTAAATTTTATTGATACTCCAGGACATGTTGATTTTTCTTATGAAGTTTCTAGATCTTTAGCCGCATGTGAAGGAGCATTATTATTAATAGATGCTTCACAAGGAATAGAAGCACAAACTTTATCTAACTGTAATATTGCTATAAAAATGGGATTAATAGTATTACCAGTTATTAATAAAATTGATTTATTAACTGCAAATACTAAAAAAATTAAAAAAGATATAAAAGAAATTATTGGTATTAAATCTAAAAAAATTCTTCAATGTTCTGCTAAAACTGGATTAGGAGTTCGAGAAATAATAGAAAATTTAATTAAAAAAATTCCTTCACCAATAGGAAATATTAATACTTTTTTACAAGCACTGATTATCGATTCATGGTTTGATAATTATTTAGGGGTTATAGTTTTAATTTGTATCAAAAATGGTAAAATTTCTAAAGGAATGAAAATAATTGTTTTAAATACAAAAAAAAAATATTTTGTAGAAAAAATAGGTATTTTTACTCCTAAAAAAATAAATTTAAATACATTAAAATGTGGCGATGTTGGTTGGATAGTTTTAGGAATAAAAAATATAAATGAAGTTCCAGTAGGAGCAACTATTACATCATATATAAATCCTTCTAGCATAATATTACCTGGATTTAAAAAAAGTATTCCTAAAGTTTTTGCTGGTTTATTTCCAATAGTATCAGATGAATATCAAACTTTTAGTAATGCATTAAAAAAGTTAAGTTTAAACGATTCTGCTTTATTCTTTGAACCAGAAAATTCAGAAATATTAGGATATGGATATCGATGTGGTTTTTTAGGTTTATTACATATGGAAATTATACAACAACGTTTATTAAAAGAATATAATATAAATATAATTACTACTATACCTTCTGTCAAATATGAAATAGTAACAATTAATAAAGATATTTTATATATAGATAATCCATCTAAATTTCCTTTATCTTATTTAATTAAAGAAATAAGAGAACCTATTTTAAAATGTAAAATTATTTTTCCTATTAAATATATAGGTAAAGTTATTCAATTATGTATTACTAAAAATGGTGTACAAAAAGATATAATTTATCATAAAAATCAAGTAATATTAATTTATGAAATACCTATGATTGAAGTAATTATAAATTTTTTTGATAAATTAAAATCTGTCACAAAAGGATATGGTTCTTTAGATTATAATTTTTTAAAATTCAAAAAATCTGATTTAATTTGTGTTAATATTTTAATTAATAAAAAATGTGTCGATGCATTAACCACAATTACTTATAAAAGTAAAATTTATTCTTATAGTCGTATATTAGTAGATAAAATCAAAAAATTAATTCCAAGACAACAATTTGATATTGTAATTCAAGCTACAGTAGGAAAAAAAATTATCTCTAGTGCAAATATTAAACAATTACGTAAAAATGTTATCGCTAAATGTTATGGAGGCGATATTAGTCGAAAAAAAAAATTAATTCAAAAACAAAAAGAAGGTAAGAAAAGAATGAAAAATATTGGTAATGTTTCATTACCATCTTCAATTTTTTTAGCTATATCAAAGATAACTAAATAA
- a CDS encoding M3 family metallopeptidase has protein sequence MNNPLLSDFLLPPFDQITNDCMIPAVKITIENSKKKINEILNKYKNNYNWENFCQKILELDENLYRIFSPVNHLNYVCNNNKIRKNYENIIQMINNYNIWIKQNIQLYNAYIEVQNNQNNLNFDKLKIKSINDIILDFRFSGILLSQEKKKKYSQIITNILKLQNNFNNNIFDSTQKLEINILNKEELNGVPNHIMNIMHENALLKNKKGYLITLDAPIYSAIITFTKNNILRKKIFYMYNKRASSFDFNSSKFNNEPIIIKELSLRSQLSKLLGYNSYSEQSLVLKSAKNINKVLSFLYKLIKLSKKQAKKEVLNLKNFIKQKYNLININPWDIPFFSEKYKFYLYGINDNIIRHYFPINIVMKGMFNIVNKIYGLIFKERKVPVWNKNVIFFDIFDSNNQLCGSIYFDLYIRSEKRSGAWMDICQSRILKKNRILQYPIAYVNCNFTPSINKIFLLNHNEVLTLFHEFGHALHHITSKINIVNISGINGIPLDIVEFPSQFMEYWCWESESLKLISQHYKKKNNIPINIMDKLISSKKYNSALSLMRQIELSLFDIRIHNEFNLKKNNQISDLIKEIRKNLITISPIPIWYKYTNTFNHIFGGEYAAGYYSYLWAEQLAADSFLYFKKNGLFNLNIGKKFLNNFLSLGSSEEPLVLFKKFRGKSLNIKSLLIQRGIKI, from the coding sequence ATGAATAATCCTTTATTATCTGATTTCCTATTACCTCCTTTTGATCAAATAACTAATGATTGTATGATTCCTGCAGTTAAAATTACAATTGAAAATTCTAAAAAAAAAATTAATGAAATTTTAAATAAATATAAAAATAATTATAATTGGGAAAATTTCTGCCAAAAAATATTAGAATTAGATGAAAATTTATATCGTATTTTTTCACCTGTAAATCATTTAAATTATGTTTGTAATAATAACAAAATAAGAAAAAATTATGAAAATATTATTCAAATGATAAATAATTATAATATATGGATTAAACAGAATATACAATTATATAATGCTTATATAGAAGTGCAAAATAATCAAAATAATTTAAATTTTGATAAATTAAAAATTAAATCTATTAATGATATAATTCTTGATTTTAGATTTTCAGGAATTTTATTATCTCAAGAAAAGAAAAAAAAATATTCACAAATAATAACAAATATATTAAAATTACAAAATAATTTTAATAATAATATTTTTGATAGTACTCAGAAATTAGAAATAAATATTTTAAATAAAGAAGAATTAAATGGTGTACCTAATCATATAATGAATATTATGCATGAAAATGCTTTATTGAAAAATAAAAAAGGTTATCTAATTACCTTAGATGCCCCTATTTATTCAGCAATAATAACATTTACTAAAAATAATATTTTAAGAAAAAAAATATTTTATATGTATAATAAAAGGGCATCTTCTTTTGATTTTAATTCATCTAAATTTAATAATGAACCAATTATAATAAAAGAATTATCATTACGTTCACAATTATCAAAATTATTAGGATATAATTCTTATTCTGAACAATCTTTAGTATTGAAATCTGCAAAAAATATTAATAAAGTTCTTTCTTTTTTATATAAGTTAATAAAATTATCTAAAAAACAAGCAAAAAAAGAAGTTTTAAATTTAAAAAATTTTATTAAACAAAAATATAACTTAATAAATATTAATCCGTGGGATATACCCTTTTTTTCTGAAAAATATAAATTCTATTTATATGGAATAAATGACAATATTATTCGTCATTATTTTCCAATTAATATTGTCATGAAGGGTATGTTTAATATTGTTAATAAAATATATGGTTTAATTTTTAAAGAAAGAAAAGTACCAGTTTGGAATAAAAATGTTATTTTTTTTGATATTTTTGATTCTAATAATCAATTATGTGGTAGTATTTATTTTGATTTATATATTCGTTCAGAAAAAAGAAGTGGTGCTTGGATGGATATATGTCAATCAAGAATATTAAAAAAAAATAGGATACTACAATATCCAATAGCTTATGTTAATTGTAATTTTACACCTTCTATTAATAAAATTTTTTTACTTAATCATAATGAAGTTTTAACTTTATTTCATGAATTTGGACATGCTTTACATCATATTACATCAAAAATAAATATAGTAAATATTTCAGGAATTAATGGAATACCATTAGATATTGTAGAATTTCCTAGTCAATTTATGGAATATTGGTGTTGGGAATCTGAATCTTTAAAATTAATTTCTCAACATTATAAAAAAAAAAATAATATCCCAATAAATATAATGGATAAATTAATTTCATCTAAAAAATATAATTCGGCTTTATCTCTTATGCGTCAAATAGAATTAAGTTTATTTGATATAAGAATTCATAATGAATTTAATTTAAAAAAAAATAATCAAATTTCAGATTTAATAAAAGAAATAAGAAAAAATTTAATAACAATATCTCCTATTCCTATTTGGTATAAATATACTAACACATTTAATCATATATTTGGTGGAGAATATGCTGCAGGATATTATAGTTATTTATGGGCAGAACAATTAGCTGCAGATTCTTTTTTATATTTTAAAAAAAATGGATTATTTAATCTAAATATCGGAAAAAAATTTTTAAATAATTTTTTATCTTTAGGAAGTTCTGAAGAACCTCTTGTTTTATTTAAAAAATTTAGGGGTAAATCATTAAATATTAAATCTTTACTTATACAAAGAGGAATTAAAATATAA
- the rlmB gene encoding 23S rRNA (guanosine(2251)-2'-O)-methyltransferase RlmB, with product MKDIIFGIHTIINILKKNPFCFREIFILNSKKKSNKIKELFYYINKYNINVYKVNKKWLDKKTNNSVHQGIMGVINISKSLNEKDILKIIKKSKNIFILILDRITDIHNLGACIRSAVAFNVNIIILPKHHSVKINSIVKKISCGTSEYIPIIFVKNLKNTINILKIYKIKIIGADNNETSNIIYNSKLIYPICLIMGSEDKGIRSTIKKNCDLLISIPMFNNLNSLNVSVATGICLFEITRQNYIFNVKN from the coding sequence ATGAAAGATATTATTTTCGGTATACATACTATTATTAATATTTTAAAAAAAAATCCTTTTTGTTTTAGAGAAATATTTATTTTAAATAGTAAAAAAAAATCTAATAAAATAAAAGAATTATTTTATTATATAAATAAATATAATATAAATGTGTATAAAGTAAATAAAAAATGGTTAGATAAAAAAACTAATAATAGTGTCCATCAAGGGATAATGGGAGTAATAAATATATCAAAATCTTTAAATGAAAAAGATATTTTAAAAATTATAAAAAAATCAAAAAATATATTTATTCTTATTTTAGATCGTATTACTGATATCCATAATTTAGGAGCATGTATTAGAAGTGCTGTTGCATTTAATGTTAATATAATTATTTTACCTAAACATCATTCTGTTAAAATAAATTCTATAGTAAAAAAAATATCTTGTGGAACATCAGAATATATACCTATAATTTTTGTAAAAAATTTAAAAAATACTATTAATATATTAAAAATTTATAAAATAAAAATTATTGGAGCAGATAATAATGAAACAAGTAATATTATTTATAATAGTAAATTAATATATCCAATATGTTTAATTATGGGATCTGAAGATAAGGGAATAAGATCCACTATTAAAAAAAATTGTGATTTATTAATTTCAATACCTATGTTTAATAATTTAAATTCTTTAAATGTTTCTGTAGCTACTGGAATCTGTTTGTTTGAAATAACTAGACAAAATTACATTTTTAATGTAAAAAATTAA
- the miaA gene encoding tRNA (adenosine(37)-N6)-dimethylallyltransferase MiaA — protein sequence MTKKNKKLPMAIFLMGTTASKKTYLANRLAKKLPIELISVDSSLIYKKLDIGTDKPKKNDFFYEKHWLIDIKEPYESYSVMEFYNDVLIIMDKIIKRGKIPLLVGGSMFYYKKLINTISPSLPASNFKIREIITNKIKNKSFKSYHDMLKTIDIVSANRIHCNDIQRNLRALEIFFLTGKTLSELQKIPSIKIPYKIYQFGLTYYNRELLYKNIENRIFKMLELGFEEEVRELIQKKYLKINFPAIRCIGYKQMFLYILNKINYKEMIQQTTIATRHLAKKQLTWLRYWKNIYWFDSHHIYDAYDYIVKFIKKKLN from the coding sequence ATGACTAAAAAAAATAAAAAATTACCAATGGCTATTTTTTTAATGGGAACTACAGCATCTAAAAAAACTTATTTAGCAAATCGATTAGCAAAAAAATTACCTATTGAATTAATTAGTGTAGATTCTTCTTTAATTTATAAAAAATTAGATATAGGAACAGATAAACCAAAAAAAAATGATTTTTTTTATGAAAAACATTGGTTAATTGATATTAAAGAACCATATGAATCATATTCAGTTATGGAATTTTATAATGATGTTTTAATTATTATGGATAAAATTATTAAAAGAGGAAAAATTCCATTATTAGTTGGAGGAAGTATGTTTTATTACAAAAAATTAATTAATACTATTTCCCCTTCATTACCTGCATCTAATTTTAAAATACGTGAAATAATTACAAATAAAATAAAAAATAAATCATTTAAATCTTATCATGATATGTTAAAAACAATTGATATTGTATCTGCAAATAGAATTCATTGTAATGATATACAAAGAAATTTAAGAGCTTTAGAAATATTTTTTTTAACAGGAAAAACTTTGAGTGAATTACAAAAAATTCCAAGTATTAAAATTCCTTATAAAATATATCAATTTGGATTAACTTATTATAATAGAGAATTATTATATAAAAATATAGAAAATAGAATTTTTAAAATGTTAGAATTAGGTTTTGAAGAAGAAGTAAGAGAACTTATTCAAAAAAAATATTTAAAAATTAATTTTCCTGCCATTCGTTGCATTGGATATAAACAAATGTTTTTATATATTTTAAATAAAATTAATTATAAAGAAATGATACAGCAAACTACTATTGCAACACGTCATTTAGCAAAAAAACAATTAACTTGGTTACGTTATTGGAAAAATATATATTGGTTTGATAGTCATCATATTTATGATGCTTATGATTATATTGTAAAATTTATTAAAAAAAAATTAAATTAA
- the mutL gene encoding DNA mismatch repair endonuclease MutL → MSIKILPKDVIKRIAAGEVIDRPANVIKELIENSIDAKASQINLCIKNGGIKYIYINDNGIGMNKKNLVLCIKKYATSKISNLNDLDTFKSFGFRGEALTSIKAISRMTITSKTLKQQFAWQLYTEGFNEKVIYLKPISHPIGTTIILSDLFYNFPARRLYLANERIEFIYIKNIIKKIILMKFGIGIQFKYNNKIIYNFKKVTDNFSYLNRIKVICGNNFLKNSLEINSTYKKVKLYGWIYLSKKNNLANTLFKYFYVNNRIVCSNFIYRIIKEIIYGQFNNNYNFSFIFFLRIEPNQIDINIHPQKKNISFYNIQKIYNFIFKNITKLLLKNNFVNQNTDLKENNKKNQLNLQILEKHFIKNKLSITNQILFDNVKKKKLVYLNNIPVFNFKNFGKFLTILKNTYIIIEKKNFLYSILIKKMIFLLLKIKFKFYLKDKNIISSVKTNIKIIINEKESFILYKVKVFLKKLGFNFKLNNKNIIHILCVPIFLSFYDIKDFFLNLLKFFFNIKKISLNEIEKWIINYIINIYTLWDPSKIINLLMELELLKLENKNISIKKLFCIINI, encoded by the coding sequence ATGTCTATTAAAATCTTACCTAAAGATGTTATAAAAAGAATAGCTGCAGGAGAAGTAATAGATCGACCAGCTAATGTAATTAAAGAATTAATTGAAAATAGTATTGATGCTAAAGCATCACAAATAAATTTATGTATAAAAAATGGAGGTATAAAATATATTTATATAAATGATAATGGGATAGGAATGAATAAAAAAAATTTAGTCTTATGTATTAAGAAATATGCAACAAGTAAAATAAGTAATTTAAATGATTTAGATACATTTAAAAGTTTTGGTTTTAGAGGAGAGGCTTTAACTAGTATAAAAGCGATATCTAGAATGACTATTACATCTAAAACTTTAAAACAACAATTTGCCTGGCAATTATATACAGAAGGTTTTAATGAAAAAGTAATTTATTTAAAACCTATTTCTCATCCTATAGGAACAACTATAATTTTATCTGATCTTTTTTATAATTTCCCTGCAAGAAGATTATATCTCGCTAATGAAAGAATAGAATTTATTTATATTAAAAATATTATTAAAAAAATTATTTTAATGAAATTTGGAATAGGTATTCAATTTAAATATAATAATAAAATAATTTATAATTTTAAAAAAGTAACTGATAATTTTTCTTATTTAAATAGAATAAAAGTTATTTGTGGCAATAACTTTTTAAAAAATTCATTAGAAATAAATTCTACTTATAAAAAAGTAAAATTATATGGATGGATATATTTATCAAAAAAAAATAATTTGGCAAATACTTTATTTAAATATTTTTATGTTAATAATCGTATAGTATGTTCAAATTTTATTTATCGTATTATTAAAGAAATAATATATGGTCAATTTAATAATAATTATAATTTTTCTTTTATATTTTTTTTGAGAATAGAACCTAATCAAATTGATATAAATATACATCCTCAAAAAAAAAATATATCTTTTTACAATATACAAAAAATATATAATTTTATATTTAAAAATATTACAAAATTATTATTAAAGAATAATTTTGTAAATCAAAATACGGATTTAAAAGAAAATAATAAAAAAAATCAATTAAATTTGCAAATTTTAGAAAAACATTTTATTAAAAATAAACTTTCAATTACAAATCAAATATTGTTTGATAATGTAAAAAAAAAAAAACTAGTATATTTAAATAATATACCAGTTTTTAATTTTAAAAATTTTGGTAAATTTTTAACAATTTTAAAAAATACTTATATTATTATTGAAAAAAAAAATTTTTTATATTCTATTTTAATAAAAAAAATGATTTTTTTATTATTAAAAATAAAATTTAAATTTTATTTAAAAGATAAAAATATTATAAGTAGTGTAAAAACTAATATTAAAATAATAATAAATGAAAAAGAAAGCTTCATTTTATATAAAGTTAAAGTTTTTTTAAAAAAGTTAGGATTTAATTTTAAATTAAATAATAAAAATATTATTCACATATTATGTGTACCTATATTTTTATCATTTTATGATATAAAAGATTTTTTTTTAAATTTATTAAAATTTTTTTTTAATATAAAGAAAATTTCTTTAAATGAAATAGAAAAATGGATAATTAATTATATAATTAATATATATACATTATGGGATCCTTCTAAAATTATAAATTTATTAATGGAATTAGAATTATTAAAATTAGAAAATAAAAATATTTCAATAAAAAAATTATTTTGTATAATAAATATTTAA
- the orn gene encoding oligoribonuclease → MQINNNLIWLDLEMTGLNPSKDRIIEVALLITNINLNIINKGIVIPIYQPDNILNSMNSWNKKIHKKTGLIKKIKRSKFNEKKAEIYILKFLKSWTNPQSAPLCGNSIYIDRIFLYNYMPKVEKYFHYRNIDVSSIKELIKRWNPEIYNKLKNKKHKHSAFYDINESINELRMYKKFIFNK, encoded by the coding sequence ATGCAAATAAATAATAATTTAATATGGCTAGATTTAGAAATGACTGGTCTTAATCCTAGTAAAGATCGAATAATTGAAGTAGCTCTTCTTATTACTAATATTAATTTAAATATTATCAATAAAGGTATAGTTATTCCAATATATCAACCAGATAATATTTTAAATTCTATGAATTCATGGAATAAAAAAATACATAAAAAAACAGGTTTAATAAAAAAAATTAAAAGAAGTAAATTTAATGAAAAAAAAGCAGAAATATATATTTTAAAATTTTTAAAGTCATGGACTAATCCACAAAGTGCACCTTTATGTGGTAATAGTATTTACATAGATCGTATCTTTTTATATAATTATATGCCTAAAGTAGAGAAATATTTTCATTATCGTAATATTGATGTTAGTTCAATAAAAGAACTTATTAAAAGATGGAATCCTGAAATTTATAATAAATTAAAAAATAAAAAACATAAACATAGTGCTTTTTATGATATAAATGAATCTATAAATGAATTAAGAATGTATAAGAAATTTATTTTTAATAAATAA